A genomic stretch from Vulpes lagopus strain Blue_001 chromosome 11, ASM1834538v1, whole genome shotgun sequence includes:
- the LRRC10B gene encoding leucine-rich repeat-containing protein 10B, translating into MGIAESTPDELPSDAEEQLRSGEQQLELSGRRLRRLPGAVCALSRLQKLYVSGTGLRELPEEIEELRELRILALDFNKLERLPDGLCRLPRLTRLYLGGNRLLALPADFAQLQSLRCLWIEGNFLRRFPRPLLRLVALQSLQMGDNRLRALPAELPRMTGLRGLWLYGNRFEEFPPALLRMGRLHILDLDRNRLGGFPDLHPLRALRVFSYDHNPVTGPPRVADTVFLVGEGAVERMAERDEPTPRPPPRRPARAFEDEEEEDLLIGSSGSRALGLPGGSLPALEAAPGLGT; encoded by the coding sequence ATGGGCATCGCCGAGTCCACGCCAGACGAGCTGCCGTCGGACGCGGAGGAGCAGCTGCGCAGCGGCGAGCAGCAGCTGGAGCTGAGCGGGAGGCGGCTGCGGCGGCTGCCCGGCGCCGTGTGCGCGCTGAGCCGCCTGCAGAAGCTCTACGTGAGCGGGACCGGGCTGCGCGAGCTGCCCGAGGAGATCGAGGAGCTGCGCGAGCTGCGCATCCTGGCGCTCGACTTCAACAAACTGGAGCGCCTGCCCGACGGCCTGTGTCGCCTGCCGCGCCTCACTCGCCTCTACCTGGGCGGCAACCGGCTGCTGGCGCTGCCCGCGGACTTCGCGCAGCTGCAGAGCCTGCGCTGCCTCTGGATCGAGGGCAACTTCCTGCGGCGCTTCCCGCGGCCGCTCCTGCGCCTGGTGGCGCTGCAGTCGCTGCAAATGGGCGACAACCGGCTGCGCGCGCTGCCCGCCGAGCTGCCGCGCATGACGGGCCTGCGCGGCCTGTGGCTCTACGGCAACCGCTTCGAGGAGTTCCCGCCCGCGCTGCTCCGCATGGGCCGCCTGCACATCCTCGACCTGGACCGCAACCGCCTGGGCGGCTTCCCCGACCTGCACCCGCTGCGCGCCCTGCGCGTCTTCTCCTACGACCACAACCCTGTCACCGGGCCCCCGCGCGTCGCCGACACCGTCTTCCTCGTGGGCGAGGGCGCCGTCGAGCGAATGGCCGAGCGCGACGAGCCCacgccccggccgccgccccggcGCCCGGCCCGGGCCttcgaggacgaggaggaggaagacCTACTCATAGGGAGCAGTGGCTCCCGGGCTCTGGGGCTTCCCGGGGGCAGCCTTCCTGCCCTGGAAGCCGCCCCGGGACTGGGCACCTGA